ATAAGCATATCATCCAGCATTCATTTCTTGAATGACAGGAAATATTTAAGCTGCAAAGATAAGCAGAACATGAATGAGGCTGGTATAAaaataggtaaaaaaaaaagctcatgATGTGCAAACTGCAAAGCAAATCAGTAATAAGGCACATGCTGAAAGCAACCGCATGTAGCAATGCAATGAGAGTTCCAGATGCACATTTTATTGCAGAAATGGCAGGTGATCACATTGCGGTGCATAATGAAGCATCATTATTTACAAAAGGAGCACTCTTAAGTTTTACAACACTTATGAACCGAGCCAGGGCCTACCTGTTAAATAACTAAATTCAAGGTCTCAAGCACTCACATCACAGGCAGATGTCATATGGAGGACTTAGGATTGCTTAAAGCTTACAAGAAACATGTGGGCTAGATATGTCGATAATCAGGAAAAAAATACGTTGCTTCAAATATACCTTAACATTGTATGATTGAACCCCTAAGTTCATCTTGTAGACTGtagtgtgtgcgtgtgtgttagAAAACAACACACTCTTACTATTTCTCCTTGGTTGTTAATCCCCCCGCCCCCGCCTTTTTTAAAGGAGACATAGGGTAATTACCATTTGCTCAAACTACAGTGGATCTTTGAACCTGCATTTCACTCACCCATTGGAGTTTTCGTCAAGTATGTTAGCCTTAGCCAAATATCTTTCAGCAAAGTTTGAGTTTGAAGTTGATATGAATTTGCAACAAGAAACGCcgggggtcttccggctagcagcacaaggtggtgggctagttAGCCTAGGTTCGAAGTCTTATCACCCCTCTTAATAAAATTCGATATGAGACCCCTTCCTCTCATatctagagtttttttttaatttgcaaCCTCCAggatatataattatttattattaaaaacatCAAACTttgaaaaacacaagaaaaaccCAAATATTTTTAATCACATATAATGCTTTCCATTTTTActgtaaaataaaaaagaactaaTTAGAACCATTCTCACTCGCTGCAAgcatattaattctttttcttcaaaaaataGGCAGGTGTTTTGCCTAGTATATTAATAGAATAGAAAGGGTTTTGATAACAGCTTGGAAAGCTCCCAAGCTAAGGGTGGTGATAAAATCTAAAGCCCAATGTTCTGATAAGAACTCGGTGCATTCGTGCGCCAGGTAGACAACAAGTATGACCTCCCTCCTTGATCTTTGCTTGGGAGAGAAGCACGTTAATTATACTGTCTAAAAACGTGCCTTGTGCAGCctttggttcttttttttttttgccgggtcggccgaAGGAACGGcgaccaaatttcattaagatgGGGGAAGTACATAAAGTTACAAATTGTTTCTTGCTTACAACGACAGGAAGCTGTCGAGATGGTGCTATGGCAAAGCCACAGCCTTTGGTTCTTCATATTCCTAATGCTGTTTGatcaggggtatatatataactttcaaGGATCAGTATCCTGTATCCTCCGTCGAGCACACTGTCTCCTATGATCTTTGCCTCTCATCCTGATCTGCAAGAGTATAGCATGGGAAGAGATTGCAGTTAGGCTGCACAGATCAAAGTCAGAAGATGCCATAATTTTCATAGACCAACAGTGTTAAGATCATTGTTGCTATGAATGCCAGAATAGGAAGACATAATGATCAAATGTTCATGGAGCTACAGAAAACAGGGTACTAGAAGGAAAGAAATGGTGTACCGCATGGTCCGCATCCGCATGTATTACAAATTTTACATTTACGCATAAAATTAAACATTTGTTGAAAAGAGTACGGATGAGTCAACCACCAGACATTATTTTGGTTTCCAAAAAAGTAGCCACAGACAGAGCAAGCCTTAATACAACGGGTAATTCCACAAAGTGAGACTAGCAGATGTACTAGAAGAGAATAATTTCTGACAAAATTGGCATGTACGCACTCAGCACTTGTTAACACAATCAGCAATCAACACTATGTAACTATGTTCATCCAACCAGTTACAAAGCATACAATAGAAACACACCTAATGAAACTGTGCTTGAAACTTTTCAGGCTTGAACAAATTGATAGAGATAAGGATCAACAGTTGGGAGGGCTTGATACTGCATTACTGCACACCATTTTATCAGCTAGTTTTGCTAACGCGAAGAATTCCCGAAGAACTCGCACCCTTTCTCTTCCATTACACCCAAATCACACCTACCACCTGACGATGGCTCGCTTCTCCGTTAGCGACATTGCCGTGAAATATGCTTCGTTCGCAAAACGGGGGCGGAGAGAGAACTGAGAAGAGCAGACTGACCCTTCCGGAGGAGGAGCGAGGACAGTCGGGTCCAGCTTCTcttccgcggccgccgccgccgccgccgcgcacgctcGCCGCTTTCccgttcccttttttttttgggggggtttTCACTCAACACGTACCCCAATCCAACTCTCACAAACACGATgaatttttttcggttttagatttttttaaaaaaatatttatagaaataatctatcgaccaaaaaaattacaaaaatagaccctgccgcccacctctggggcggcaagctgacgtggcaaacggggggaggaacgggcggtgacggaaGGAGGGTTTTTtcaggaaaacccttgccgccctctggtggggcggcaaggggcccgaatgcaaaaaagccagtcggggccggctattttgcaggcggccccttgccgccctctggccgggcggcaggcctcgctcCCTATAAAGGCCtgctgcccagcccccagccctcattcttctctcctcaattccagtgaaaaaaaaagaagagaggggaggagaagagaagaaggggcgaagccctgccggattcagacgccaatttcaggtaatattcatagatcctatatgtgactattgagttaaatagtgtgtattctttaaaaatttgtttgaataaatgcattatatttttagggttttagttgtactaatctagaagtgcgtattgtagatatcggtaactacgtagatctactagtttggaatcaatactgtcatgcttccttgtcccattattatatcgtcgttgtgttcaactattgcactacctccctcctagttcaaatctaatatcatctatgtaaccgcaatgcaaatagtcgtatcatgttcaaattgtactactatttcttcatgttacataattctccttgtttaagtccatataatgtttctacgacccagactgcgataggcctatataaattatccgagtactaatacgtcgaataaggtacaaaataatacctcacgtaacatatgaaattgcgcaacaaccaacttcaatacatttttataacaatattaacaagttttaccaataaatacttctttatttattattaacataacatagaaaaatcttttggccgtacttttttcatctgggtcccttgccgccctctattggggcggcaagggacccagatgaaaaagtacggccgcaagctctttatgggcggccaaaattgcaattagccccttgccgccctctgtatgggcggcaagggcctaatcgcaattttggccgacggcggcagacggcgcggtcgacccaccgtctgccacgtcagcttgccgcccaccattagggcggcaggggctatttctgtaatttttttggtcgatagattatttctgtaaatattaaaaaaaaaaatctaaaaacgaaaaaaattccaaaCACGATTCGGTTCCGAGATGATTTATGGCCCAATACAAAAGCCCATTAAAAATCTAGGGTTTAAAGGtgggaaaaagtccactttgactcccttaaatgtataccgaatctaattcgtacccctcaaccagaaaaccggTTAGGATGACTCCCCATTTTACTAAAACCGGTACAAATagactccctcggcggtttcaagggcggttttgctgacgtggcggtgttgacttggtcttcgtcccacgtggcgttgacgcgGCACTGATGTAAGAttagatttaaaaatatatatgtgggaccaatttgtcattcacacacaaaaattATAATAGAATCCACTGACTTGtgggggtccacatgtcattctctttCCAACCTTTATGCCTCCCTCtttctcccttatctctctctttctcttcctgtcGGCGAGCAGCGCGGAGAGCTTGCCGAGGGCACGGATGGCGGAGCAGAGGGCGGCGAGGGAACGGAGTGGAGGGCTCCAAGGGAGTGCGCGAAGCTGTGAAGCCgtgaggcggcggtgggtggagaAGGCCGGCGTGAAGGCCGGGCGGAGCAGCGGCATCGAGAGCTGCCAGTCACCGCGGTCGCTCCTGTCGCGTATCCTAcagcgaggcgacggcgacggcagcggtggGAAGATCGGGTGCCGGGTGCAGCTGCCGTGGCGGTACAGCTCCACCTCTGTGTTGATGCGATGTTGTTaacactccgccgccgccggtagtggcggcggcggcgtgggaagTTCGGGTGCTGGATGCGGCTACCGGCGCCGGCCAAGGTCAAGGTCATCGGGAGGGCGCCGGAGTTGTCCCTCGACACGCCGCGGAGTTCTTGTACACTCGACGAGGGGAGAAATGGTATAATTCTTGCCGTGCGCGGCGCCGGTGCAGTGCCGGAGACGAGAGCGACGACACGGAGGAGGTGACTGACACGTCGGCGTCCTTCGCCGCCAAGACAGACGACGTGGCGGCAAGAAGGCcaaggacggtggcggcggcggcgcggtgctgGTGACGGTGGATGGCGACGTGGAGCTGGAGATGGAGACGCTACTGAAGGCGTCGGCGTACATCCTGGGCGCGGCGGGCAGCAGCATCGTGTACATGGCGGTgctggacgacggcgccgtGCTGGCGGTGCGCAGGATCGATAGCGACGACGCATCGCCCGCGGCATGGCGAGAGGGCTGGCCTTCCTCCACGACAAGAAGTTCGTGCGGCAACGTCCGGCCGAGCAACATCCTGCTCGACGCCGACATGGAGCCGCTATTGACGGACCTCAGAATCTACCGGCTCATCCGCGGCGGGGGCACGCTCAAgccggcagcagcggcagcgccgGGGCAGTTCGGGAGCAAGCGGTCGGCGAAGTGCTTGCCGGACCTGTCGCCGCCGGGCGCGAGGCCGCTGGCGGGGCCGTCCGGGTCCGGTGACGCGGCGGCACAGTACCAGGAGAGGAGCGAGCCAGAGCTGATGCTGAGCAGCAACAACCACACCCTCGTCTACACCTGCGACAACGTGCGGTGCAGTGCCCGCACAGCAACTACGCGCTCGGCTTCCTCGACCGCTTGCTCTGCTGTTTCTTTTTGGGGGATttgggggaaaagatagagagggagaagatggctgacaagtgggccctacgctttttatattttctcctatcacttacatgtgggcctcatCTGTATTTTGGTGACTGGGCTGACACATCAGCACAATAGACCAAGTcagcatgccacgtcagcaaaaccaccctcaaaaACCACTTAGGGAGTCAATTTGTACCGGTTTTAGTAATTGGGGGAGTCATCCTAAccggttttctggttgaggggtacgaattagattcggtgtatatttaagggagttaaagtggactttttccttaaaGGTGTAGTAGATATTTCCGGCCCATTAGGCCCACGAGCTTTCCTCTTCGTAGGCTCGCGGCGTCTACTCCTCCACTCCACCAGAGCGAAACTGCAAGGCGGCAATGGAGGCCGGAgatggaagaggaggaggagcggaggaggaggaggaggagcaggtgaTGAGCGAGGTGCACCTGGGATGCCCGCCCCGCTTCTCCGGGCTCTACGTCTCCCGCTTCAGCTTCTCCTCCCGCCCGCTAGGTAACAGCCCGGTCTCgcgcattccgtcgaacaccttgcCTGCACCGCCTTCTTGGGCGCAACCCGATGTGGGGGGTGGATGGAAGAGCCATGGTTTAGTTCGATTCGATGTTTGCAGGGCCATCTGcgggcagcgacggcggagaaTGTAGCGGTGTGCGCGAGCAGGTCGCGGCGTCGAGCAGTTCTTGTGAGCGTGCGTGGGGCTGTTTCTTGCTATGGTGTAGAGGACTGAAAGGTGGTGCTTGCTTGAACTGATTCTTGGCTTTGTTGGGAAGGTGGTTCGCCTGACGCTGTTACCGTGGATGAGGACGGGGATCTCGTTCTTGACAGGAGAAGAAGGAACAGAGGCAGTGAGGCATTTGTTATTTTTAACTGCATTCTGTCTTGCCGAAATTGGTGGTTTGTGCAGTTAATCTGACCATTGGCTTGCAGGGAGTGATCATGTGCTCACTGTTCAGCATGGTATCACCTCCTCTCTTAGGAGCGTTGGTCTCCAGGTCTGAGAAAATGCTGCTTTTGTAATTCCTTTTCGTCTTCCTTTTTGTTTACGATCACGTTTGTTGTTGGTTCACAGGTTTGGAAGGCGGCATTGCTATTAACTGATTTTGTATTGCATAAGAGCTTTACATCGTCTGAGTTTAATGGTGTTACTGCCATAGAGATCGGTGCTGGGACAGGTGATTAGTCGATGTGAAATTAGTCAAAAAGTGTTCCCAGAATCATGATTTATGTGTCATTTGTTACTAATTTAGTGATCCTCTACAATCATGAATGTTTGCCAGGTTTGGTAGGGTTGGCACTAGCTCGAGTTGCTAAGAAAATCTTCATTACAGGTAGGTAGTTAGGCCTTCTCGAGTCCGATTCTGTAGAGTTGTTCGTTTTAGAGTTTTACCTTTTGTCCAGTTGCATGTTCCACATCAATCCAGTAGGTATAATTTGATCCGTATATCTGACAAACAGGGTTAATTGAAATGGCAAAACTATATAACAGAAATTGGTTCAAATGAGAATTCAGTTCCATGTGCGAccgcataaatcaaaatttccTCTACTATACATGGATCTAATTAGTCTAAGAATGCAATTCCAATTCTAATCCTTATACTCAGTTTCAATCTATGAAGCTCAAAGTCTTATTTAGTGTTCATTGTCTTGCATTATTTGACTCAATTTTGCTACTAAGATAAGGTAAATAACCCAGCAGGAGTATTACTTACTGTTTTCCTTAGTCTTAGTAACCTTTCCTTGATATATAAAAGGTTAGTTTTGCATGACACCTGTAATTTGGTAATGTTAAAATCTTGATAACATTTCGGCATATTCATCATTGCAAATGATCAGATAGGGGCTCTGATATCCTCGATAACTGCTTGGCTAATGTCCAACTTAACTCAAGCATGCTAAAGTTTGATGAAGCTAAAGCCTGTGTGCGGGAACTGGATTGGAAAATGTCATGGCCTCCACCTGTGTTTAAATGTGATTCATCTGATCCAAGGTTATTTCTGCTTCTACACCAACTATTCCCACTTATACAAATTTTCATACATCATAATATGCGTTATCTACCACGAATTCATGTAAAAATGTGAATGCGAGTATCTGATAGTCATGTGCGTCTTCACAACTTTTGGTTAATTAAAAATTCATGTAAAACTTGCAGGATTAGTACATTGTTGTGTACAAAGACATGGGAGTTTTTCTACACTTCTTTGTGTAATACGCTTTTGCATGTTTTATGTTTTTGGTGAACATACCCTCAGCATTGGTTAGGAACATGTTCTCCAATGCTGTTTGagatacaaatttttttttaatgattgaTGCCTAAGTAAAACGGTTTTTCCAATGCAGTTCAAAATACTTATGGTATACAAGTGAAATCGAGGCGGCTGAGAAAGCTACAACACTATTTGCTGCGGATGTTATTTACAGTGACGATCTGACTGATCTGTTTTTCAGCATAGCAAAGAAACTGATGTCTCATGGTGCTGAGAAGGTATCGGTTTATCCGGTTACCgtcattttttcttaaaatttgaCAAATACCCTAAGACAAGATGTTTCTCCTCTCCATGCTGAAGACTTGGTATTCTCCTTCGTATCTGGTAGGTATTGTACTTGACCCTGGAGAAGAGATATAACTTCAGTATGGACGAACTAGATGTTGTAGCCAATGGTTACAAGCACTTCCGAAGTTTCTTCACGGTTCAGGATGGTAGGTTGTTTGCAAAGCATTTTGATCAGCTAAGAATACGTAGAATTGGTATCAGGATCTCAATTGTCTGTGTTCATTCCACAGTACTCAGTCTTTCATTTTTCACAATCTTTTGTTCGCAGAAAGCGGAGCTCTGGATGATAATTCATGTAGACCAGATTTTGTTGGAGAGCAGATGGACCTTGCAGAGGTTCCTCAGTACATCAGAGAATATGACAGGGGCAAAGATTTGGAGATGTGGAAGATAATGTACAACCCAAATCCAGAATAGCAATGTCTTTTACAGAAATTACCCGCTTTTTAATGTACCACTACAATGCATTTTTGCATGTTTGTATAActgtgggtgtgtttagttctttgggtgtaaagtttttgaagtatacggatatacatttgaagtattaaacgtagactaataacaaaacaaactatagattccgcatgtaaaccgcgagacgaatttattaagcctaattaatccatcattagcaaatgtttactttagcatcacattatcaaatcatggcaaatcatggcgtaatttggtttaaaagattcgtctcgcaatttatatgcaaactgtgcaattggttttttctcACATTTAATGTCCCATGTatgtgttcaaacatttgatgtgatgttttcggctaaaattttttggatctaaacaaggcctgtATTGTATATGGCATCCGCATATCATAAACAAAAGAAGAGAGTGATATGTTATTTCTCCCTTTTGTCATCAAGCTTGCAGACTGATCACACAGACACAGAAGGCAGGAGAACAAGAATCCACAGCATATTTTATTTCGAGTTCTCATGTAAAAGAACAAATTTATCCAGAGATCTCCCATTCTCCCCTACTTTAATAACGCGTAAAAGACCAGTAGGATGATGATCACCATGACGGCGAAGCATGCGCAGGTTCCAACCGCAGAATCCTACAACCACGAGTAGATCAACACAGGTCGATCAATTCATCCATCGTTTgatcaaccccccccccccctcatcgTTTGATCAAAAAAATAACCTAACTATAGATACCTACAGATGcgtccctccgtcccaaaaatagACAAATCATGGGTTTCTGTatccaatatttgaccgtccgtcttatttgaaaaaattatgaaaaaaattaaaaagataagtcgcgcataaagtattaataatgttttatcatctaacaacaataaaaatactaattataaaaaagtttcatataagacgaacggttaaacgttaGATACGGAAACCCAGAGTTGGTCTTTTTgcttttagacggagggagtacttaccaGATCGCTGAGGTTGCCGGTGTCAGGCTTGGGCTCCAGGAGCGGCGCTGCCGCTGCTGTGTCCACCGTCACCGCCACCGACGATGACGGTGGGTTGGTTTCTTTGAGAATCTTGGCGACaatccgctgctgctgctgctggtgatgatggtgatggtgaccgtggtggtggtggtgatggtgattATGGTGATGATGCGGCGGCTgggtgtggtggtggtgatggtggtggtggtggtgatgatgatgatgatggtgatgcaTGTCGTCCATGGCTGGAATCCGGATGATGATTTGTTGGTAGATCGATGCAAAGGGTTCGTGGGTTTTTTTTCCGGTGTTTTCGTGTTGGGTTTAAGTTAACCTGTTGGCGAgatatatcgatcgatcgatcgacttaGAGTTGGAGACGATTTACGTATGGCGTCGATCGATGGATGATGGATTTACTGCCGTGCTTGCAAGATGTATTCTATCTGTATGCGACTAGGGGCGGCATTACGAAGAAGTTAAGAGAAATTTGTAAAAGAACACTCCATAAGTCGCTCGAAGTTTGACATTTCATCCCATaagttatttttgttgcaaaatcCTAACCATTTATTTAGTTTTGTTGCACAACCCGGACGAGAGTCTAGTTGACTGGTGGGATCAAGAACAAAGCAACAAAGCAAATGTCAAAGTAAGGGGATGCACTCACTGCACATGCTCTTGAGTTGGGAAATCTGGTGCGAGAGAAATAGACGAGTTTTCAAAGATAAATAACTTCAAA
The Oryza sativa Japonica Group chromosome 6, ASM3414082v1 DNA segment above includes these coding regions:
- the LOC4341620 gene encoding uncharacterized protein isoform X2, which translates into the protein MEAGDGRGGGAEEEEEEQVMSEVHLGCPPRFSGLYVSRFSFSSRPLGPSAGSDGGECSGVREQVAASSSSCGSPDAVTVDEDGDLVLDRRRRNRGRSDHVLTVQHGITSSLRSVGLQVWKAALLLTDFVLHKSFTSSEFNGVTAIEIGAGTGLVGLALARVAKKIFITDRGSDILDNCLANVQLNSSMLKFDEAKACVRELDWKMSWPPPVFKCDSSDPSSKYLWYTSEIEAAEKATTLFAADVIYSDDLTDLFFSIAKKLMSHGAEKVLYLTLEKRYNFSMDELDVVANGYKHFRSFFTVQDESGALDDNSCRPDFVGEQMDLAEVPQYIREYDRGKDLEMWKIMYNPNPE
- the LOC4341620 gene encoding uncharacterized protein isoform X1 encodes the protein MEAGDGRGGGAEEEEEEQVMSEVHLGCPPRFSGLYVSRFSFSSRPLGPSAGSDGGECSGVREQVAASSSSCERGSPDAVTVDEDGDLVLDRRRRNRGRSDHVLTVQHGITSSLRSVGLQVWKAALLLTDFVLHKSFTSSEFNGVTAIEIGAGTGLVGLALARVAKKIFITDRGSDILDNCLANVQLNSSMLKFDEAKACVRELDWKMSWPPPVFKCDSSDPSSKYLWYTSEIEAAEKATTLFAADVIYSDDLTDLFFSIAKKLMSHGAEKVLYLTLEKRYNFSMDELDVVANGYKHFRSFFTVQDESGALDDNSCRPDFVGEQMDLAEVPQYIREYDRGKDLEMWKIMYNPNPE